From one Bradyrhizobium sp. Ash2021 genomic stretch:
- a CDS encoding oligosaccharide flippase family protein, translating into MADTESRNSSIDLLGNSAWNAIAFALAVALNLVILPFVVFRLGLAAFGVAGLVTACVAPALAFSNALALSTTRELAQRLAPSDCEDARRFFATAVMLAIGTGGLIVIAIGLAGAPLARLAFHLSGPSADDLGLAFLLAGAGWLCQCLSAIFLALFAARQDYRRIASISIVSTVVATASTLLLIPRWPQASTFLGCQALGFATNLLLAFGMARRVIGEWLARPALHREPLGELVKLGTWQLAAQGGALIAGQADRYLLGALLQPQFVGFYTIAQRLEEAMYIGVLKVGEILFPFFSTLQKEADDRKADLLFRSSWILNVLAASALGGLIPVAGPLLHLWTGAEVAAEAQRVLVVLSIAGMLGCSANVFAFYLLAHGRSRSIALISLVTAVFTVATSAMALPYFGWRAAGWSACAGMTAQIVTTILLLRRSFSVDGMWSRVAHFVLLPLGTGIATALALRYAVRDSLFDHAPPWWYVGGLYCLAAGIIFVVVVTASRVGPHGTVCWRDLRVIASRFLPMKAT; encoded by the coding sequence ATGGCTGATACGGAGTCGAGAAACAGTTCGATCGATTTGCTGGGAAATTCTGCCTGGAACGCAATCGCCTTTGCTTTGGCCGTGGCATTGAATCTGGTAATCCTTCCGTTCGTGGTCTTTCGCCTCGGCCTCGCCGCATTCGGCGTCGCGGGTCTGGTTACGGCATGTGTTGCGCCCGCGCTAGCATTCAGCAACGCGCTGGCGCTGTCGACGACACGGGAACTTGCCCAGCGATTGGCGCCGTCCGATTGTGAGGATGCGCGACGCTTCTTCGCCACGGCGGTGATGCTGGCCATAGGCACCGGCGGTTTGATCGTGATCGCTATCGGCTTGGCAGGGGCGCCGCTCGCACGTTTGGCGTTCCATCTGAGCGGCCCGTCCGCAGATGATCTCGGACTTGCCTTTTTGCTGGCTGGCGCCGGATGGCTGTGCCAGTGCCTTTCCGCCATCTTTCTGGCCCTGTTCGCGGCGCGCCAGGATTATCGACGGATCGCTTCGATCAGCATCGTCAGTACCGTGGTCGCGACGGCATCGACGCTGTTGCTGATCCCGCGCTGGCCGCAGGCCTCGACGTTTCTTGGCTGTCAGGCATTGGGCTTCGCGACGAACTTGCTTCTGGCTTTCGGCATGGCGCGTCGCGTGATCGGCGAATGGCTGGCGCGCCCCGCGCTTCATCGTGAGCCGCTCGGTGAATTGGTCAAGCTGGGTACCTGGCAACTAGCCGCGCAGGGTGGCGCGCTCATCGCGGGGCAAGCGGATCGATATTTGCTCGGGGCTTTACTGCAGCCGCAGTTCGTCGGCTTCTATACGATCGCGCAGCGGCTGGAGGAGGCGATGTATATCGGCGTCCTGAAAGTCGGCGAAATCCTGTTCCCGTTCTTCAGCACGCTGCAAAAAGAGGCCGATGATCGCAAGGCCGATCTGCTGTTTCGCTCTTCCTGGATCCTCAACGTGCTGGCTGCGAGCGCGCTTGGCGGGCTGATCCCCGTCGCCGGCCCGTTGCTTCATCTGTGGACCGGCGCGGAAGTCGCGGCCGAAGCCCAGCGGGTGTTGGTCGTGCTCTCGATCGCCGGGATGCTCGGATGCAGCGCCAATGTCTTCGCATTCTATCTTCTGGCGCACGGCCGATCCCGCTCCATTGCATTGATCTCGCTGGTGACGGCGGTTTTCACGGTGGCCACCAGCGCAATGGCGCTGCCCTATTTCGGATGGCGGGCTGCGGGCTGGAGCGCCTGCGCCGGCATGACCGCCCAAATCGTCACGACCATCCTGTTGCTGCGGCGAAGTTTCAGTGTCGACGGCATGTGGTCGCGCGTCGCCCATTTCGTATTGCTGCCGCTCGGCACCGGCATTGCGACCGCCCTTGCGTTGCGGTATGCGGTTCGCGACTCGCTATTCGACCACGCACCGCCCTGGTGGTATGTGGGGGGCCTTTATTGCCTCGCGGCCGGTATCATTTTCGTCGTCGTCGTCACCGCCTCGCGGGTTGGTCCGCACGGCACCGTCTGCTGGCGGGATTTGCGCGTCATCGCCAGTCGCTTCCTACCTATGAAGGCCACGTAA
- a CDS encoding DapH/DapD/GlmU-related protein: MIKRLIGHATCRLEHDAVLGSRARIKNARGATDKIVVGRHSRILGELFTFAHGGEIKIGEWCYVGEGTRIWSAASIVIGNRVLISHNANILDSLTHPLGAAARHQQIREIFTRGHPREISLDESPVTIGDDAWIGAGAMVLRGVTVGEGGVVAAGAVVTKDVPAFSIVGGNPAVLIREIPPDER, encoded by the coding sequence TTGATCAAGCGGTTGATTGGACACGCGACCTGTCGGCTCGAGCATGATGCCGTGCTCGGCTCCCGTGCAAGGATCAAGAACGCCCGTGGCGCTACCGACAAGATCGTTGTTGGCCGACACAGCCGCATCCTGGGCGAGCTTTTCACGTTCGCCCATGGTGGCGAGATCAAGATTGGCGAATGGTGCTACGTCGGCGAAGGGACCAGGATCTGGTCGGCTGCCTCCATCGTCATTGGAAATCGCGTCCTGATCTCGCACAATGCGAATATTCTTGACAGCCTTACCCATCCGCTGGGAGCGGCGGCGCGGCACCAGCAAATCAGGGAAATCTTCACCCGCGGCCATCCGCGCGAAATCTCGCTCGACGAGAGCCCGGTCACGATTGGGGACGACGCCTGGATTGGTGCCGGCGCAATGGTCTTGCGTGGGGTGACAGTGGGCGAGGGCGGCGTTGTGGCCGCCGGCGCGGTCGTCACCAAGGATGTCCCGGCCTTCTCCATCGTTGGGGGAAATCCGGCCGTGCTCATCAGGGAGATCCCACCCGATGAAAGATGA
- a CDS encoding glycosyltransferase, producing the protein MRLFQNSGLYPSYLVRLNQLTAEASSFEARRRIFLDDRFGALHFLKPVFDGAPEAFFTNGDDEILQRHWAREQGIAGKPTLEAILLAQIEQHRTEVFYNLDPVRYPSTFVRKLPGCVSKTFCWRAAPSGNADLTAYGAVLGNFPLILESWRRMGCRAELFFPALDPIMDEYGHGDRPIDVLFVGGYSRHHTARARVLEQVASLAGSRRIVYCLDASRLTKLAESAIGAWLPLQKHRRPDAIAKIAKPPVFGRQLYELIGSSKIVLNGAIDMAGTDRGNMRCFEAMGCGALLVSDAGGYPDGMQPGVTMESYGSPEQATEVISNCLQYWPESAEIAGRGRSRVFQAYSKASQWKHFVGLVARI; encoded by the coding sequence ATGCGCCTGTTTCAAAATAGCGGGCTTTACCCGTCCTATCTCGTGCGGCTGAACCAGCTCACGGCGGAAGCGTCGAGCTTCGAAGCACGGCGTCGCATCTTCCTGGACGACCGCTTTGGCGCGCTGCATTTTCTGAAGCCAGTGTTTGATGGAGCCCCCGAGGCGTTCTTCACCAATGGCGATGACGAAATCCTGCAGCGCCATTGGGCGCGCGAGCAGGGGATTGCGGGCAAGCCGACGCTCGAGGCCATCCTGCTTGCCCAGATCGAGCAGCACCGGACCGAAGTTTTCTACAATCTCGATCCCGTGCGCTATCCCAGTACGTTCGTTCGCAAACTGCCCGGCTGCGTCAGCAAGACGTTTTGCTGGCGTGCTGCGCCGTCAGGAAACGCCGATCTGACGGCCTATGGCGCGGTGCTCGGAAACTTTCCGTTAATCCTCGAATCCTGGCGCCGCATGGGCTGTCGTGCCGAGCTGTTCTTTCCTGCGCTGGACCCGATCATGGACGAGTATGGTCACGGCGATAGGCCGATCGACGTGCTCTTTGTTGGCGGCTATTCGCGACACCATACAGCGCGCGCGAGGGTGCTCGAACAGGTCGCAAGCCTGGCCGGCAGCCGCCGGATCGTGTATTGCCTCGACGCTTCGCGGCTGACGAAGCTTGCGGAAAGCGCAATCGGCGCCTGGCTGCCGTTGCAGAAGCATCGGCGTCCCGATGCGATCGCCAAGATCGCAAAGCCCCCGGTGTTTGGGAGACAGCTTTACGAGCTTATCGGTTCGTCAAAGATCGTGCTGAACGGGGCTATCGATATGGCCGGCACCGATCGGGGGAACATGCGCTGTTTCGAAGCCATGGGATGCGGCGCACTGCTGGTCTCCGACGCCGGCGGCTATCCCGATGGAATGCAGCCGGGCGTCACCATGGAAAGTTACGGCTCGCCGGAGCAGGCCACCGAAGTCATCTCAAATTGCCTGCAATACTGGCCGGAATCGGCCGAAATAGCCGGGCGGGGAAGGAGTCGGGTCTTTCAGGCCTATAGCAAGGCTTCTCAATGGAAGCATTTTGTCGGTCTCGTCGCGCGGATTTAG
- the asnB gene encoding asparagine synthase (glutamine-hydrolyzing), translated as MCGIAGIVNIRGNPVDPAEISRLTNLLAHRGPYGEGSWFSANRNLAFGHRRLAIIDPGEGGFQPMVSADGRHVIVFNGEIYNFLELRRELEAQGAIFRSQSDTEVILASWRAWQEGMLSRFNGMWALAIFDTQTEDLFLARDRFGIKPLLYSWSPERFVFASEQRALVRSGLINTALDVDVARRLLLDAFGVEASERTLCREVRRLQGGHCMWLRQGRLEIRRWWRTADHLPEVPATEGARVERFGELFQDAVALRMRSDVPIGTCLSGGFDSSAVICTMAAHEKAGMGPRDNASWRHAFVATFPGAINDERPMAEEAAAWADVAPTFLEIGRNDALADIDQILDDNDDVYIGLPSAAWLIYRELSRQNVTVSLDGHGADELMGAYLQEGQSAAFRIRNALAGITSGSALARRGVDLLRTLMIKRQGHYFLRGGLRDVPARFSLVGDDDVLPRDWGSLNRRLYQMFHGTVLPTILRNFDRLSMAHGIEVRMPFMDWRLVTYTMALPETSKSSNGYTKVIARQAMANLMPESIRMGRRKVGFNSPMPEWLNGPLAGWTASLLDRKVPAFAELVDEEGLRRTVSRLTSSKQWDWETVGRIWPYLNMKWMLARFA; from the coding sequence ATGTGCGGGATTGCAGGCATCGTTAATATTCGCGGCAACCCTGTCGACCCTGCGGAAATCTCGCGACTGACGAACCTGCTGGCGCATCGCGGCCCTTATGGCGAGGGAAGCTGGTTTAGCGCGAACCGAAACCTGGCTTTCGGCCACCGCAGGTTGGCGATCATCGATCCCGGCGAAGGTGGCTTTCAGCCCATGGTATCCGCCGACGGCCGCCATGTGATCGTGTTCAATGGCGAAATCTATAATTTCCTCGAGCTTCGGCGCGAGCTTGAGGCGCAAGGGGCGATCTTTCGTAGCCAGTCCGACACGGAGGTCATTCTCGCTTCATGGCGGGCGTGGCAGGAGGGGATGTTGTCCCGCTTCAACGGAATGTGGGCCCTGGCGATCTTTGATACCCAGACGGAGGATTTATTTCTTGCGCGCGACCGCTTCGGTATCAAGCCGCTGTTGTATTCGTGGTCGCCGGAGCGCTTTGTTTTTGCATCCGAGCAACGCGCGCTGGTGCGAAGCGGTCTGATCAACACCGCGCTGGATGTCGATGTCGCACGGCGGCTTTTGCTCGACGCCTTCGGAGTCGAAGCAAGCGAACGGACGCTTTGCCGGGAGGTGCGCCGCCTGCAGGGCGGCCACTGCATGTGGCTTCGTCAGGGGCGATTGGAGATCCGGCGCTGGTGGCGCACCGCGGATCATCTGCCGGAGGTGCCGGCTACCGAAGGCGCGCGCGTCGAACGCTTTGGCGAACTGTTCCAGGATGCGGTCGCACTGCGGATGCGCAGTGATGTGCCGATCGGAACATGTTTGTCAGGCGGGTTCGATTCGTCAGCTGTGATCTGCACCATGGCAGCGCACGAAAAAGCGGGGATGGGACCGCGCGACAATGCATCCTGGCGCCACGCCTTCGTTGCGACTTTTCCCGGCGCAATAAATGACGAGCGGCCGATGGCCGAGGAAGCGGCGGCCTGGGCGGACGTCGCTCCGACGTTCCTTGAAATCGGCCGGAACGACGCGCTGGCCGACATAGACCAGATCCTTGACGACAATGATGACGTCTATATCGGGCTACCAAGCGCGGCCTGGTTGATCTACCGGGAACTCAGCCGACAGAACGTGACAGTGTCGCTGGATGGCCATGGGGCGGACGAGTTGATGGGTGCGTATCTCCAGGAGGGACAATCGGCAGCGTTTCGGATACGAAATGCGCTCGCCGGAATCACTTCCGGTTCGGCATTGGCCAGGCGCGGGGTGGACCTGCTGCGGACGCTCATGATCAAGCGCCAGGGACATTATTTTTTGCGCGGTGGTCTGCGTGATGTTCCGGCTCGGTTCAGTCTGGTGGGCGACGACGACGTGCTGCCGCGGGACTGGGGGTCATTGAATCGGCGCCTCTATCAAATGTTTCACGGCACCGTTCTGCCGACGATCCTGCGAAACTTCGATCGCCTCTCGATGGCCCACGGCATCGAAGTCCGGATGCCATTCATGGACTGGCGTCTGGTGACCTATACGATGGCGTTGCCCGAAACCAGCAAGTCATCGAACGGCTATACCAAGGTCATTGCGCGGCAGGCGATGGCCAACCTGATGCCGGAATCCATTCGCATGGGGCGCAGGAAGGTCGGATTCAATTCGCCGATGCCGGAGTGGTTGAACGGGCCTCTCGCCGGCTGGACCGCCAGTCTGCTCGATCGGAAGGTGCCCGCGTTCGCAGAACTGGTGGACGAGGAAGGCTTGCGCCGGACCGTCAGCCGCCTGACTTCGTCGAAGCAATGGGACTGGGAGACGGTCGGCCGGATCTGGCCGTATCTGAATATGAAGTGGATGCTGGCAAGGTTTGCGTGA
- a CDS encoding methyltransferase domain-containing protein: MKDEQNFTTWEDAVIWLRNQSDRRQLVLDAFYDDPLIAAAERYFASTEWQAVSNILKNRTGKALDVGAGRGIASYALARSGFEVTALEPDPSAVVGTAAIRDLTAEARLPIEVVEEFSERLPFADGTFDVVFARAVLHHMRDLDGACREMFRVLRPGGMLIAAREHVISNETDLKAFLDQHPLHHLYGGEHAFLLDRYIGALRAAGFAAIEVLAPLKSPINLFPYTIETLRTAVVERLTSKIPVKPLWRAALASKSVFMSLLSMAERFDRRPGRLYSFVCHKARA, translated from the coding sequence ATGAAAGATGAGCAAAACTTCACGACGTGGGAGGATGCAGTGATCTGGCTGCGCAACCAGTCGGACCGGCGCCAGCTGGTGCTTGACGCTTTCTATGACGACCCTCTGATCGCTGCTGCCGAGCGCTATTTTGCCAGCACTGAATGGCAGGCGGTTTCGAACATTCTGAAGAACCGCACCGGCAAGGCGCTTGATGTCGGTGCCGGGCGCGGAATTGCCAGCTACGCGCTGGCGCGGAGCGGATTTGAAGTCACCGCGCTCGAGCCTGACCCCAGTGCCGTGGTCGGTACGGCGGCAATTCGGGATCTCACCGCCGAGGCCCGTTTGCCGATCGAGGTGGTTGAGGAATTTTCCGAGCGGCTGCCGTTCGCTGACGGCACATTCGATGTCGTGTTCGCGCGGGCGGTGCTGCACCATATGCGCGATCTCGATGGCGCCTGCCGGGAAATGTTCCGCGTGCTTCGCCCCGGCGGAATGCTCATCGCCGCGCGCGAGCACGTGATCAGCAACGAGACCGACCTCAAGGCATTCCTCGATCAACATCCCCTGCATCACCTCTACGGCGGCGAGCATGCTTTTCTTCTCGATCGATATATCGGCGCGCTACGGGCTGCGGGATTTGCCGCGATCGAGGTGCTTGCGCCGCTGAAGAGTCCGATCAATCTGTTTCCCTATACGATCGAGACGTTACGAACGGCCGTCGTGGAAAGATTGACCAGCAAGATTCCGGTGAAGCCCCTCTGGCGCGCCGCGCTTGCTTCCAAGAGCGTTTTTATGTCGCTGCTTTCGATGGCAGAGCGCTTTGACCGCCGGCCCGGCCGGCTCTATTCGTTTGTCTGTCACAAGGCACGGGCATGA